A single genomic interval of Desulfarculaceae bacterium harbors:
- a CDS encoding N-acetyltransferase: MIIRESTPDEIELVWQVERDAFGYRKEADLVRELLADPTAQPSYSLLAWEGEEPAGHILFTKARLEGADPEPSVYLLAPLAVMPGCQNQGVGGKLIMRGLELLKEAGADLVFVLGHPGYYPRYGFAPAGVHGLDAPYLIPPEHAGAWMVQELGSGVIGSVQGTVRCAQALDRPEHWRE; the protein is encoded by the coding sequence TTGATCATCCGAGAAAGCACCCCTGACGAGATCGAGCTGGTATGGCAGGTGGAGCGCGACGCCTTCGGCTATCGCAAGGAAGCGGACCTGGTGCGCGAGCTGCTGGCCGATCCCACGGCCCAGCCCTCGTACTCCCTGCTGGCCTGGGAGGGTGAGGAGCCCGCGGGCCACATCCTGTTCACCAAGGCCCGCCTGGAGGGCGCCGACCCCGAGCCCTCGGTCTATCTCTTGGCCCCCCTGGCCGTGATGCCCGGCTGCCAGAACCAGGGCGTGGGCGGCAAACTGATCATGCGCGGGCTGGAGCTGCTTAAGGAGGCGGGAGCCGACCTGGTCTTCGTGCTGGGGCATCCGGGCTACTACCCCCGCTACGGCTTCGCGCCCGCTGGAGTGCACGGCCTGGACGCGCCTTATCTCATCCCTCCGGAGCACGCCGGGGCCTGGATGGTGCAGGAGCTGGGTTCGGGGGTGATCGGTTCGGTGCAAGGCACCGTGCGCTGCGCCCAGGCCCTGGACCGGCCCGAGCACTGGCGGGAGTAG